A region of Maridesulfovibrio sp. DNA encodes the following proteins:
- a CDS encoding outer membrane protein transport protein, with protein MRTRFTTCFSMFIILMGLAIVSGFSNKAEAAGFAIYEWGARGNALGGAMIAKADDPSAIAWNPAGITQLEGTHMSAGVAMLSPKMDLTTTEGGVSTVNSMTENVFFVPNVYITQQINDNVWLGVGTFTRFGLGTEFDSKWSGRYASYNTAIETYSFNPNLAYKFNEYISFAAGIEFMKVRADLRKTLDAARQYDTSTYNTDVDQRIVVNGFTPGFNAAIHITPSEEWSIGLSWRSKMNHRASGCASYEVTPGAAALGTGLFNDSEVSMDMNTPHMIFGGVEYKPLKNLSLEFDAVYSMWSDYSSIDYHFDKASAVGLNDISSPKKWNDVWKFQVGVEYLPIEDLALRVGYFYDQSPIPDGYIDYMLPTSDRQNVSFGIGWKYQGFSIDAAYNYLWMKDRTIDARTADHIVATKVTNSRTHIVSLDMGFEF; from the coding sequence ATGAGGACCAGATTTACAACATGTTTCAGCATGTTTATCATTTTAATGGGGCTGGCTATAGTCTCTGGATTCAGCAATAAAGCTGAAGCAGCAGGCTTTGCGATCTATGAGTGGGGAGCTCGTGGGAACGCACTGGGAGGTGCCATGATTGCAAAAGCGGACGATCCATCTGCAATTGCATGGAACCCGGCCGGTATCACTCAGTTGGAAGGCACCCACATGTCTGCTGGTGTGGCCATGCTCTCACCCAAGATGGACTTAACCACTACAGAAGGTGGAGTTTCTACTGTAAACAGCATGACCGAGAACGTTTTTTTTGTTCCCAACGTATACATTACACAACAGATCAATGATAACGTATGGCTCGGAGTAGGAACGTTTACCCGCTTCGGTCTCGGAACTGAATTCGACTCCAAATGGTCAGGAAGATACGCTTCCTACAATACAGCCATAGAAACATACTCTTTCAACCCTAACCTCGCCTACAAATTCAACGAATACATCTCATTCGCAGCCGGTATTGAATTCATGAAAGTACGTGCTGACTTGAGAAAAACTCTTGATGCCGCAAGACAGTATGATACAAGCACATATAATACTGATGTTGATCAGCGCATCGTTGTAAACGGTTTTACCCCGGGGTTTAACGCTGCTATTCACATTACCCCCAGCGAAGAATGGTCTATCGGACTTTCATGGCGCAGCAAAATGAACCACCGGGCTTCCGGATGTGCCAGCTATGAAGTTACTCCCGGAGCTGCTGCTCTTGGAACCGGCCTGTTCAATGACAGCGAGGTTTCAATGGACATGAATACTCCGCACATGATCTTCGGTGGTGTGGAATACAAGCCCTTGAAAAATCTGAGTCTTGAATTTGATGCAGTCTATTCCATGTGGAGCGACTATAGCTCAATTGATTACCATTTTGATAAAGCTTCAGCTGTAGGTCTGAATGACATCAGTTCACCCAAAAAATGGAACGACGTATGGAAGTTTCAGGTCGGCGTTGAATACCTGCCCATTGAAGACCTCGCTCTCAGAGTCGGTTACTTCTATGATCAGAGTCCCATCCCCGATGGTTACATAGACTACATGCTGCCAACAAGTGACCGTCAGAACGTATCCTTCGGTATAGGCTGGAAATACCAAGGCTTCAGCATTGACGCAGCCTACAACTACCTGTGGATGAAAGACCGCACCATTGATGCAAGAACTGCAGATCATATTGTTGCAACTAAAGTCACCAATTCCCGTACTCATATCGTAAGTTTGGATATGGGATTTGAATTCTAA
- a CDS encoding TlyA family RNA methyltransferase, translating to MAKKERADQMLFAQGLSESREQAKRIIMAGQAHYLKDGQKVPVTKPGMQLDPDLEIVVKGRDRFVSRGGYKLLTAIEKLGLDPEGKVALDAGASTGGFTDCMLQFGAERVYAADVGYGQLHWKLQQDERVTNLERINLRHAEEDLIPEKVDLVVCDVSFISLTKILPALVRFLKENGEIVCLIKPQFEVGPGQTDKGVVRDEGLRQQTVDMIVNFASTELGLHLKGLVPSSIKGPKGNQEYLAYFIR from the coding sequence GTGGCGAAAAAGGAGCGCGCAGACCAGATGCTCTTTGCTCAGGGACTTTCCGAAAGCAGAGAGCAGGCTAAACGCATAATCATGGCCGGACAGGCCCACTATCTTAAGGACGGGCAAAAAGTACCGGTAACCAAACCCGGCATGCAACTCGACCCAGACCTTGAAATCGTGGTCAAAGGTCGTGACCGCTTTGTCAGTCGAGGCGGATATAAACTGCTTACCGCCATTGAAAAGCTGGGGCTAGATCCTGAAGGCAAAGTTGCTCTTGATGCAGGAGCTTCCACTGGTGGCTTCACTGATTGCATGCTCCAGTTCGGTGCGGAACGGGTTTATGCCGCAGACGTGGGCTACGGACAGTTGCATTGGAAATTGCAACAGGATGAGCGGGTCACGAATCTTGAACGCATCAACCTGCGTCATGCTGAGGAAGACCTGATCCCTGAGAAAGTCGATCTGGTTGTCTGTGATGTTTCTTTTATTTCTTTGACTAAAATCCTTCCGGCTCTAGTTCGATTTCTTAAAGAAAACGGAGAAATAGTCTGCCTTATCAAACCACAGTTTGAAGTAGGCCCCGGTCAGACCGATAAAGGCGTCGTCCGTGATGAAGGACTCCGGCAACAGACTGTGGATATGATTGTGAACTTTGCCTCCACTGAACTGGGACTGCACCTGAAAGGACTTGTCCCTTCCAGTATAAAAGGTCCTAAAGGTAATCAGGAATACCTAGCTTATTTCATTCGCTGA
- the thrC gene encoding threonine synthase yields MSLANKFPEYRGKMEYHCLGCNARYDINELHYTCPECGSVFILEDLNFDELKKTSGKEWREIFDARCSTKKDALRGIFRFYELFAPVMEENEILYLGEGNTPIVASSPALNDVTGIKTAYKNDGQNPSASFKDRGMACAFSYINALMNKNNWDEILTVCASTGDTSAAAALYASYMKEGVKSVVILPQGKVTPQQLAQPLGSGAKVLEVPGVFDDCMKVVENLADNYRVALLNSKNSWRILGQESYAFEVAQWYDWDLKDKCIFVPIGNAGNITAIMAGFLKLYELEIITDLPRVFGVQSAHADPVYRYYAIEDENEREYKPVKVRPSVAQAAMIGNPVSFPRVKHFAEKFEAIGGEKAFQVIQVSEQMIMDSMLLANSHGHIACTQGGECFAGLIRAKELGLISETESAVLDSTAHQLKFVGFQDMYYQNEFPAEYEVTPDANRANKPELVIEGSEKDKMSEADYIAKAADNVVSMLGLEKK; encoded by the coding sequence ATGAGTCTTGCTAATAAGTTTCCTGAATATCGCGGTAAAATGGAGTATCACTGTCTGGGCTGTAACGCCCGCTACGACATTAACGAGCTGCATTACACCTGCCCTGAATGCGGTTCTGTTTTCATCCTTGAAGACCTGAACTTCGACGAATTGAAAAAGACCAGCGGCAAGGAATGGCGTGAGATTTTTGATGCCCGTTGCTCCACCAAAAAAGATGCTCTGCGCGGTATCTTCCGTTTTTACGAACTTTTCGCCCCGGTGATGGAAGAAAATGAAATCCTCTATCTCGGTGAAGGCAACACCCCCATAGTTGCTTCAAGCCCGGCCCTCAATGATGTTACCGGAATCAAAACCGCATACAAAAACGACGGCCAGAACCCAAGTGCATCATTCAAGGATCGTGGTATGGCTTGCGCATTCAGCTACATCAATGCCTTGATGAACAAAAACAACTGGGATGAAATCCTGACTGTCTGCGCTTCCACCGGTGATACTTCCGCTGCGGCAGCCCTTTACGCTTCATATATGAAAGAAGGTGTTAAATCAGTTGTTATCCTGCCTCAGGGAAAAGTTACTCCGCAGCAGTTGGCCCAGCCCCTCGGCAGCGGAGCAAAGGTACTCGAAGTTCCCGGCGTCTTTGATGACTGTATGAAAGTTGTTGAAAATCTGGCGGATAACTACCGGGTAGCATTGCTCAACTCCAAGAACTCATGGAGAATCCTCGGTCAGGAATCATACGCTTTTGAAGTTGCCCAGTGGTATGATTGGGACCTCAAGGATAAATGTATCTTTGTTCCCATCGGAAACGCGGGTAACATCACCGCCATCATGGCCGGGTTCCTGAAATTGTACGAATTAGAGATAATCACCGACCTGCCCCGTGTATTCGGCGTACAGTCTGCCCACGCCGACCCTGTTTACCGCTACTACGCTATCGAAGATGAAAACGAACGTGAATATAAGCCTGTCAAAGTCCGGCCCTCTGTTGCACAGGCTGCAATGATTGGAAACCCGGTTTCCTTTCCGCGCGTGAAACATTTTGCAGAAAAATTTGAAGCTATCGGCGGGGAAAAGGCTTTTCAGGTAATTCAGGTCAGCGAACAAATGATCATGGACTCCATGCTGCTGGCTAACTCCCACGGACATATTGCCTGCACTCAGGGCGGAGAATGTTTTGCCGGACTAATCCGGGCCAAAGAACTTGGGCTGATTTCCGAGACCGAAAGTGCTGTGCTCGACTCCACCGCACACCAGCTCAAATTTGTGGGCTTTCAGGATATGTACTACCAGAACGAATTCCCTGCAGAATACGAAGTAACACCGGATGCAAACCGGGCCAACAAGCCTGAACTTGTTATTGAAGGCAGTGAAAAAGACAAGATGTCCGAAGCTGATTACATTGCAAAGGCTGCGGACAACGTTGTATCAATGCTCGGTCTGGAGAAAAAATAA
- a CDS encoding DUF456 domain-containing protein — translation MITALAVLVILLMLCSLALHVFGLPANWLVLAIVAAWKLYQPETMTWNFIIILGVIALVGEILEFVAQYFGGKKYGATGRGNIGAFIGAIGGAILGAPFFFGLGALPGALLGSFGGCLVLELTHGRSFDEAKHSAWGAFWGKAFGMAIKISLGVWMFAMSISKIWPS, via the coding sequence ATGATTACCGCATTGGCAGTTCTGGTTATTCTGCTTATGCTGTGCTCATTGGCACTGCATGTTTTCGGGCTTCCGGCAAACTGGCTGGTTCTGGCTATTGTAGCCGCCTGGAAGCTATACCAGCCCGAAACAATGACCTGGAACTTTATTATCATTCTTGGTGTAATCGCCCTTGTCGGTGAAATCCTTGAATTCGTAGCCCAGTATTTTGGGGGCAAAAAATACGGAGCAACCGGTCGCGGCAACATCGGCGCGTTCATCGGAGCTATCGGTGGCGCAATTCTTGGCGCACCGTTCTTTTTCGGGCTCGGCGCATTACCCGGCGCCCTGCTCGGCTCTTTTGGTGGCTGCCTCGTACTGGAACTCACTCACGGCAGAAGCTTTGATGAAGCCAAGCACTCCGCATGGGGGGCATTTTGGGGCAAGGCTTTCGGCATGGCTATTAAAATCAGCCTCGGAGTCTGGATGTTTGCCATGAGTATTTCCAAAATCTGGCCTAGTTAA
- a CDS encoding phenylacetate--CoA ligase, which translates to MYFHEAETLEKGKLEELQVKRLKETIQLAAKSPYYSKVFKENGIDPSIIKTADDITKLPLTSKDDLRSQYPYGLLTQPLDNFVRLHASSGTTGTPTAVLYTQKDLDTWADLMARSMYSVGLRKSDVFQNMSGYGLFTGGLGIHYGAERLGCLTIPAGAGNTKRQIKLIRDFNVTGLHIIPSFALYFAAKVRDEGFDPADMPWKVALIGAEPHTEHTRRKIEELMHIKAYNSYGLSEMNGPGVAFECLEQNGMHVWEDSYIAEIINPETGEHVPEGEVGELVMTTLTREGMPIIRYRTRDLTRFLPGQCKCGRTSRRIDRIMGRADDMLILKGVNIYPMQIEKIIMGIPEVGQNYLIELIKEGLMDQIRVKVEIKEEHFVEDMRVLRGIQKKIASMLRDEILITPRVELVQHDTIPKGEGKAVRVVDLRDVEE; encoded by the coding sequence ATGTATTTTCATGAAGCCGAAACCCTTGAAAAAGGAAAACTGGAAGAACTCCAGGTTAAAAGACTGAAAGAAACCATCCAACTGGCTGCAAAATCTCCGTATTACAGTAAAGTTTTCAAAGAGAACGGCATAGATCCATCCATCATCAAAACAGCAGATGATATAACCAAGCTCCCCCTTACTTCCAAAGATGACCTCCGTTCTCAGTATCCATACGGGTTACTGACCCAACCGCTGGATAATTTTGTTCGCCTGCATGCCTCTTCAGGCACTACCGGAACCCCCACTGCCGTTCTTTATACTCAGAAAGACCTTGATACCTGGGCGGATCTTATGGCCCGCTCAATGTACTCCGTGGGTCTCAGAAAAAGCGATGTTTTTCAAAATATGTCCGGTTACGGACTTTTTACCGGCGGACTCGGAATCCATTACGGTGCAGAAAGGCTGGGTTGCCTTACAATCCCGGCCGGCGCAGGAAACACCAAACGACAAATTAAACTTATCCGCGATTTCAATGTTACCGGATTGCATATCATCCCCTCTTTTGCGCTTTATTTTGCTGCAAAAGTACGTGATGAAGGTTTTGATCCGGCCGATATGCCTTGGAAAGTGGCACTGATCGGTGCGGAACCGCATACCGAACACACCCGCCGTAAAATTGAAGAGTTAATGCACATCAAGGCCTACAACTCTTACGGACTTTCTGAAATGAACGGTCCTGGCGTAGCTTTCGAATGTCTCGAGCAGAACGGTATGCACGTCTGGGAAGATTCCTATATTGCTGAGATTATCAACCCTGAAACCGGGGAACATGTTCCAGAAGGTGAAGTGGGCGAACTGGTAATGACCACCCTTACCCGCGAAGGCATGCCCATTATCCGTTACCGCACCCGCGACCTGACCCGATTCCTTCCGGGGCAGTGCAAATGCGGACGTACCTCCCGCCGTATAGACCGCATTATGGGGCGTGCAGACGATATGCTCATCCTTAAGGGAGTGAATATCTATCCCATGCAGATCGAAAAAATCATCATGGGTATCCCCGAAGTCGGTCAGAACTACCTTATCGAACTGATCAAGGAAGGTCTTATGGACCAGATCAGAGTCAAGGTTGAAATCAAGGAAGAACATTTCGTTGAAGATATGCGAGTACTGCGAGGCATTCAGAAAAAAATCGCCTCCATGCTGCGCGATGAAATCCTGATCACCCCCAGAGTCGAACTGGTCCAGCACGACACCATTCCCAAAGGGGAAGGCAAAGCTGTGCGCGTAGTAGACCTCCGGGATGTAGAGGAATAA
- the dnaB gene encoding replicative DNA helicase, with product MQKQKLKRKSGSDYNSGGASNDASSDLLRKVPPHNLEAEQAVLGGVFLSNTIFNDLVDIVKSDDFYSPAHREIFRAFEALYTRNAPIDLITVSEYLTASDKIDSVGGPVYLAELANSVVSSANALYHAEIVAEKGIQRSLIDTAANIINESFEAQDVKELLDHSEQAIFDITDSKKNTTLKGSKAIIQEVFQDLENRVSQKSLVTGITTTYHKFDEMTAGLQNSDLIIIAGRPSMGKTAFALNVAMRAALHSGVTTAVFSLEMAMGQLMTRMLACHGKVDLSRLRTGQLDDEDWAKLYDAAQDLTEAPLFIDDTPAISTMELRARCRRLKSQHNLGLVMVDYLQLMRSSARVDSREQEISDISRSLKALAKELNLPVIALSQLNRKVEERTDKRPMMSDLRESGAIEQDADIILFLYREDFYNKKEDKPLTNKAEVIIGKQRNGPTGIVELAFLGPYTAFENLAAEPYPSEYDDE from the coding sequence ATGCAGAAGCAGAAGCTGAAGCGTAAATCAGGCTCAGACTACAATTCGGGCGGAGCGTCTAACGACGCTTCGTCCGATCTTTTGCGTAAAGTCCCGCCACATAACCTTGAAGCTGAACAGGCCGTGCTCGGCGGGGTTTTCTTAAGCAATACCATATTCAACGATCTCGTTGATATCGTCAAATCAGACGACTTCTACTCCCCTGCCCATCGGGAAATTTTTCGGGCTTTTGAAGCCCTTTATACACGCAACGCCCCCATCGATCTGATCACGGTCAGTGAATATCTCACAGCCAGTGATAAAATTGATTCCGTGGGTGGTCCCGTATATCTCGCAGAGCTCGCCAACTCTGTAGTCAGTTCTGCAAACGCCCTGTATCACGCGGAGATAGTAGCTGAAAAAGGCATCCAGCGCAGCCTGATAGATACTGCTGCCAATATTATCAACGAAAGCTTTGAAGCACAGGATGTGAAAGAACTGCTGGATCATTCCGAGCAGGCGATCTTTGATATTACCGACTCCAAAAAGAATACCACTCTCAAAGGTAGTAAGGCGATTATTCAGGAAGTCTTTCAAGACCTTGAGAACAGGGTTTCCCAAAAATCACTGGTCACCGGGATTACCACCACATATCATAAATTCGATGAAATGACTGCAGGTCTGCAGAACTCTGACCTGATCATCATTGCCGGACGTCCAAGTATGGGTAAAACCGCATTCGCTCTTAACGTCGCAATGCGTGCCGCCCTGCATTCCGGTGTGACCACTGCCGTTTTTTCACTCGAAATGGCAATGGGACAGTTGATGACCCGTATGCTGGCCTGCCACGGTAAAGTCGATCTTTCGCGTTTAAGGACGGGACAGTTGGATGACGAGGACTGGGCCAAGCTTTATGATGCTGCTCAGGACTTGACAGAAGCACCCCTTTTTATTGATGATACTCCCGCAATCTCCACTATGGAACTGCGTGCACGCTGCCGGCGCTTAAAATCCCAGCACAATCTGGGGCTGGTCATGGTCGATTATCTGCAGCTGATGCGTTCCAGCGCCCGGGTTGATTCCCGTGAACAGGAAATTTCCGATATTTCACGATCCCTCAAAGCTCTGGCCAAGGAGCTGAACTTACCTGTCATCGCCTTGTCGCAGCTCAACCGAAAGGTTGAAGAACGTACCGATAAACGCCCCATGATGTCTGACCTGCGTGAATCAGGTGCTATTGAGCAGGACGCAGATATTATCCTCTTTCTTTACCGTGAAGATTTCTACAATAAAAAAGAGGACAAACCGCTGACCAACAAAGCGGAAGTCATTATCGGCAAACAGCGAAACGGTCCCACAGGTATTGTTGAACTGGCCTTCCTTGGTCCTTACACCGCTTTTGAAAACCTAGCTGCCGAACCATATCCGTCTGAATACGACGATGAATAA
- the rplI gene encoding 50S ribosomal protein L9 → MKLILRADVDSLGSLGEIVSVKAGYGRNYLIPQGLAMPASEANLKQFELEKRKLQEMADNLRTQAEGLRDRLAEVEVNIEVRVGEGDKLYGSVTAVNIAEALAEMDFDIDRRKILLGEPIRSLGEYAIEIKLHPEVRGEVKLVVAKVGGPVEEEPAETEAPVAEADAEAEAEA, encoded by the coding sequence ATGAAACTTATTTTACGTGCCGATGTAGACTCCCTTGGAAGCCTTGGTGAAATTGTATCCGTTAAAGCCGGTTATGGTCGTAACTACCTGATTCCTCAGGGACTGGCCATGCCCGCTTCTGAAGCAAACCTCAAGCAGTTTGAGCTTGAAAAAAGAAAGCTTCAGGAAATGGCTGACAATCTCCGCACTCAGGCAGAAGGTCTCAGAGACAGACTGGCTGAAGTTGAAGTTAACATTGAAGTTCGCGTTGGTGAAGGCGACAAACTGTATGGTTCCGTAACCGCAGTTAACATCGCTGAAGCTCTCGCTGAAATGGATTTCGATATTGACCGCAGAAAGATCCTGCTGGGCGAGCCCATCCGTTCTCTCGGTGAATACGCAATCGAAATCAAACTCCACCCCGAAGTTCGCGGTGAAGTTAAACTGGTTGTAGCCAAAGTTGGCGGACCGGTTGAAGAAGAGCCCGCTGAAACCGAAGCACCCGTAGCTGAAGCAGATGCAGAAGCAGAAGCTGAAGCGTAA
- the rpsR gene encoding 30S ribosomal protein S18 has product MAFKRKFTPKRKFCRFCADKNLPLDYKRPDILKDFVTERGKIIARRITGTCAKHQRRLTTEIKRSRQMALMHYTTVHSTDVKKKSI; this is encoded by the coding sequence ATGGCATTCAAAAGAAAATTCACACCCAAAAGAAAGTTCTGCCGCTTCTGTGCGGATAAGAACCTTCCCCTCGATTATAAACGTCCTGACATTCTCAAGGACTTCGTAACCGAGCGCGGCAAAATCATTGCCCGCAGAATTACCGGTACCTGCGCCAAGCATCAGCGTCGTCTTACTACTGAAATTAAACGTTCCAGACAGATGGCTCTCATGCATTACACCACTGTGCACAGCACTGATGTAAAGAAAAAAAGCATCTAG
- the rpsF gene encoding 30S ribosomal protein S6 codes for MLRKYEVLLLLSPELASDSRKEIVEGLIAIIDREGGKMEEIDDWGSRQLAYPVQNQTRGYYVRLVFDAPGPLVAELERNIRITDGIFKFVTVKLDETAKAEEA; via the coding sequence ATGCTCAGAAAGTATGAAGTACTTTTGCTTTTGAGCCCCGAACTTGCTAGCGACAGCCGCAAGGAAATCGTTGAGGGACTCATCGCAATCATTGACCGCGAAGGCGGCAAGATGGAAGAGATCGACGATTGGGGTTCCCGCCAGCTGGCTTACCCTGTCCAGAACCAGACCCGTGGATACTATGTCCGCCTTGTTTTCGACGCACCCGGCCCGCTGGTTGCAGAACTCGAGCGCAACATCCGTATCACCGACGGTATCTTCAAGTTCGTAACTGTTAAACTTGATGAAACCGCAAAGGCAGAGGAGGCTTAA
- a CDS encoding enoyl-ACP reductase — protein sequence MLLKGKKALIFGVANKKSIAYGIAKEFKEQGAELAFSYVNDAIKKRVEPISEELGGAFTFQCDVQSDESIAESVEEVKKQWGDIDILIHSVAFANRDDLKNRYIETSREGFHLAMDVSAYSLVSLCNAYEDVINPGGSVMAMTYLGSSRVITNYNVMGVAKATLEASVRYLAVDLGAKGIRMNAISAGPIKTLAASGISSFKDIFRHIEERAPLKRNVTTEDVGKTAVYYASDLSAGVTGETHFVDCGYNILGI from the coding sequence ATGCTGCTCAAAGGTAAAAAAGCACTGATTTTCGGTGTTGCTAACAAAAAAAGCATTGCTTACGGCATCGCCAAGGAATTCAAGGAACAAGGGGCCGAGCTGGCTTTCAGCTATGTTAACGATGCCATTAAAAAACGCGTCGAACCCATCAGTGAAGAACTGGGCGGAGCATTCACTTTCCAGTGTGACGTTCAGAGCGATGAAAGCATCGCCGAATCAGTTGAAGAAGTAAAAAAACAGTGGGGAGATATTGATATTCTCATCCACTCCGTTGCTTTCGCCAACCGCGATGACCTGAAAAACCGCTATATTGAAACTTCCCGCGAAGGTTTTCACCTTGCCATGGATGTTTCAGCTTACTCTCTGGTCAGCCTTTGCAACGCATACGAAGATGTAATCAACCCCGGCGGTTCCGTCATGGCTATGACTTATCTCGGTTCAAGCAGGGTTATTACTAACTATAATGTTATGGGAGTTGCCAAAGCGACTCTTGAAGCCAGTGTCCGTTATCTTGCTGTAGACCTCGGTGCCAAAGGTATCCGCATGAATGCCATCAGCGCCGGTCCCATCAAGACTCTGGCCGCTTCCGGCATATCCAGCTTTAAAGACATTTTCAGACACATTGAAGAACGCGCTCCGCTCAAACGGAACGTAACCACTGAAGATGTTGGTAAAACAGCTGTTTACTACGCATCAGACCTTTCCGCCGGGGTTACCGGGGAAACACACTTTGTCGATTGCGGTTATAATATTCTTGGAATTTAA
- a CDS encoding phosphoribosylaminoimidazolesuccinocarboxamide synthase, which produces MSKHVIETDIKELNLLSRGKVRDIYEVDDDKLLLVTTDRISAYDVIMPNPIDDKGKILNQITLFWMDMFKDIVPNHLIASKVEDYPEVLHKYRDQLEGRSVLVKKAKPLPIECIVRGYITGSGWKDYQKTGEVCGHKLPEGLKESEMLEQPLFTPSTKAELGEHDENISVEKAMEMLGEELLEKVQDVTLSIYKRGRDYAREKGIIIADTKFEFGLIDGELILIDEVLTPDSSRFWPMEGYEAGKGQPSFDKQFLRDWLTEIKFNKQPPAPEVPEEIATKTRDKYMEAFKLLTESELDA; this is translated from the coding sequence ATGTCCAAGCATGTAATTGAAACTGATATTAAAGAATTGAATCTTCTTTCCCGCGGTAAAGTCCGCGACATCTACGAAGTGGATGATGACAAGCTTCTGCTGGTAACCACCGACAGGATTTCCGCATACGACGTCATCATGCCCAATCCAATTGATGATAAAGGTAAAATCCTAAACCAGATCACTCTGTTCTGGATGGACATGTTTAAAGATATTGTCCCCAACCACCTGATTGCATCCAAAGTGGAAGATTACCCGGAAGTGCTTCACAAATACCGCGACCAATTGGAAGGACGTTCCGTGCTGGTAAAAAAAGCCAAACCGTTGCCCATCGAATGTATCGTACGCGGCTACATTACCGGGTCCGGCTGGAAAGACTATCAGAAAACCGGAGAAGTCTGTGGTCACAAACTTCCCGAAGGGCTCAAAGAATCTGAAATGTTGGAGCAACCCCTGTTCACCCCCTCCACCAAAGCGGAGCTTGGCGAGCATGATGAAAATATTTCCGTGGAAAAAGCCATGGAAATGCTCGGCGAAGAACTGCTGGAAAAAGTTCAGGATGTTACTCTTTCCATCTACAAACGCGGCCGTGATTATGCCCGTGAAAAGGGAATCATCATTGCTGATACCAAATTCGAATTCGGTCTCATCGATGGAGAACTGATTCTTATTGACGAAGTGCTGACCCCGGACTCCTCCCGCTTCTGGCCCATGGAAGGTTATGAAGCAGGCAAGGGACAGCCCAGCTTTGACAAGCAGTTTCTGCGCGACTGGCTGACTGAAATCAAATTCAACAAGCAGCCTCCGGCTCCGGAAGTACCTGAAGAAATCGCAACCAAAACCCGTGATAAATACATGGAAGCATTCAAACTCTTGACTGAAAGTGAACTTGACGCTTAA